In Chloroflexota bacterium, the genomic stretch AATTCGTTGACAGAATTCTCTCCCAAATTGGCAGTGTTGACAGATCATGTCATTCCGAGCGGAGCGAGGAATCTAGGGCCCATGCAACGTGTCGCCCAATAGGCTCAACATCTTAGATTCCTCTCTTCGCTGCGCTCCGTTCGGAATGACATGTATTCAGGCAAGAGCAGAGTTTTACTCCCATGAGTCTTCTATCAAATCTGTCAACGAGTTAACTGACTCTTACAATTCCCGCGAAAGCGGGAATCTATCCGATCTTCTCCGGTCGCACATGCCGTCGAGTGCGGGTCTCCCAGCTTGCGACTCTCGGCTTCTCCTCCGGCTTAGATGACCTACGCAATGAGAGTGCTTTTAACCCGGCACTACATCGAGCTCAGTGAGAATTGTCGGGCCGCCCTCAAGCGTGCGGTGCACCGGGCAGCGCTCGGAGATTTGCAGGAGCCGCTTGGCCTGGGCTTCGTCAATTGCGCCGGAGACGACGATGTAGCGCCGGATGAGGTCGATTTTGGAACTGCCTTCTTGCTCGCACTCCGCGCAGTCGCGGGCGTGTACGCGTTCGTGGCTGAGTTCCACCCGCACTGAACCCAAGTCCCACGCTTTCCTGTCGGCATACAGCCGCAGCGTCATGGCCGTTCAGGTGCCGAGCGCGGCCAGCAGGAGTTCATAGGGATTGGGACCGAGATTCTCGCCCTCCGGCGGCGGCTCGTCCGCGACGAGTGCGTGTGAGTCGGTGACCACGACGTGCTGGAGCCGTTCGTGGCTCTTTACCGTGACTGTCTGCATCTAATTGCCTCCATTCAGCATAGAAGGATCCTCAACGAAACATCTAGATACCTTGCCTGAAAAGGTATGCATCTTGCTCACCAAGCAGCGGGGGACAAGCCCCCGCGCTACTATCTGCATCGGAATCCCTCCGGGTCTCCGAGAAGTGCCCCGCGGCGTATGGTTGCTAGAGTCTGGTATGGAGTCTCGTTGGCTTACATTGCAGCCATGAGTTTTGTGCCAAACTCCGTGGGGTCGCTGCGTTCGATTACAAGGTCCGTCGCGTCGTGAAAGCGCATGAAGTCGCGCATGGCGCGGGCGACGGAGGCCGCCAGCCGGTCGCTCGGCTTCACGCCGGATTCAAGGTGAAGCGCCTTCAGCCGGAGCAGGCCGGTCTTTCGTTCCAGCTTTGGATCAAAGCGGCCGACCAGGCGTCTCTTGTTCAAGATTGGCAGACAGAAGTATCCCCACTTCCGCTCGGGCGCAGGCACATAGCACTCCAACTTCTGATGGAAATTCCACATGGCGCGGTCACGGCCTCTGGCCCAGAAGAGACTATCGAAGGGATTGAGAAACGTCGTCCGGCGGACGCGAAGGGAGCCATCTGCCGCGGCATCCAGCAGCGGCAGGTTTTCGCGATGCACGAGGAGATCGTGCGTTCCACCATCTGCGAGCTGGGCCTGAACAGTGGCGAACGTGCCATCTTCCATCAGCCCTCTCACCAGGGGCCGAGCCTCGCTGGCCTTGAGCTTGAAGTAGTTACCGACTTGCTCCGGCGTGCAGACCCCAAATGCCCGCATGGAAATCTCCAGCAAGTGCTTTAGCGCCTTTTCCTCCGTTGGCTCTTCTCTATTGACCCAGGACGGCAGCACACGATCACGAATGTCGTAAATACGCTGGAAGTTTACGCGGTTGGCGATTGCGAGTTCGCCAATGTTGTAGAGATGTTCCAGTGAGACCTTTGCATCGTCCCAGTTCCACCATGTTCCCGGTGCGCGCTTCTCGGTGCGAAAGTCTGCCGCGCGGGAGCCCCCGCTTTCCCGCACCGCTGCGTAGACATCTTTCACAAATTGCTGTTTCTCAGCATTGGCCAGCCAATTCCGGTACGACTTGTTATCGCCCTCCCGGTAGCTGCGCATGCGCGGCAGCAAATACGGGTAGAGGGTCAAGGGGATGATGCAGGCGGCGTGCGCCCAGTACTCGAACAGTCTCCGATTGTTGGTGGGCGATGCATTGCCGTCGTCAAAGAGGAGTCTATCCAGAAGCGAGGTGTCGTAGCTGCCCAGCCTGCTCCAAAGTGTGACGTAGTGCGCGCGGTTGACGACCTGGAGCGTATCGATCTGCACCCAGCCCACGCGCTCAATCGCCGCGTAGACATCCTCGATGCCGGGTCGTGAGATCGCGCCCAGCGACCTCCCCAGACCTTGGGCATGCAATGCCAACGTCAGAACGGCATACAGTGGATAGGGCGACCGCGCGCTCATGGGCGTGGGGTTGATTCTGCCTGTGGGCGTGCTGTGACACTTGCCGGCAAACCGTTTGTGGAGGTAACAGACTCGCGCCTATAGAGCGAAAGCACGCCGGACTCGTGCGCAAGCGCGGGCGCCTGCCAGCGGCTGCGGCGCTCCGAAAGGATCTGCTCAACTTCCTCCGGCGACCGCCGCTCACCTTTTACGCCCACAATTGCCAACGAGCGCGCGGGCACGTCAATTTCGATAAGGTCGTCCTTTTCCACGAGAGCAAGCGGGCCGCCCAGAGCGGCTTCCGGCATCACATGGCCGATGGCCGGGCCTTTGGCGGCGCCGGAATAGCGGCCGTCGGTGATGATGGCGGTGCTTGCTTCCAGATCGGGACGCGCTGAGATGACGGTAGTACAGAAGTACATTTCCGGCATGCCGGAGGCACGCAACCCCTCGTACCGGATGACCATCACGTCGCCGGGTTTGATCTCGTCGTTTGTGACGCCTTCAATCGCATCCTCTTCGCGGTCGTAGGGCACGGCACGTCCCGTCATCTGGTGCGTGCGCGGGTCGGCGGCGACGTGCTTCATCACCGCTCCCTCCGGCGCCAGGTTGCCGGTAAGCACGGCAATCGTGCCGCCCGATTTGTAGGGCTTCTCAATCGGATAGAGCACTTCTTCCCTGCGGACGCCGTGGTTGTCCAGATATCCTGCGATCTCCTCGAACCAGCCGGACTCTGCCAGGTCGTCCAGATTCTCGCCGATGGACTTACCGGTCACCGTAAGGCAGTCGAGGTGCAGGAATTCCTTGACCTCATTCATCAGGGCCGGCACGCCGCCGCAGTACCAGATGTACTCCACCGGATGGGTGCCGTAGGTCTTCACGTCGGTCAGCACCGGCACTTTTCTGCCAATCTCGTCAAACTGCTGCGGACGGATCTCGATGCCGACCTCCGCGGCGATGGCAGGCAGGTGGATGAGAAGGTTGGTTGAGCCTCCGACGGCGGCGTGGAGCACAAGCGCGTTATGGAACGCCTCCGGCGTCAGAATGTCGCGGGGCCGGATATTTTTTTCCAGCAATGTCATCACCTGCTCGCCGGCGTCGCGGGCCATGCGGGTGAGCTCGCGGAGCGCGGCCGGTATGAGCGCGCTGCCCGGCAATGCGAGGCCCAGCGCCTCGGCGATCACTTGATTGCTGCTGGCAGTGCCCATGAACTGGCACGCGCCGGGCGTGGGACAGGCGTGCTTCTGCTTGGCGATCAGCTCTTCCTCGGTGATCTGCCCTTTGTCGCGCATGATGCCGAGCGGGTACATGAGCTCCGACGACATGTTGCAAGGGCCGTTCGTCTGGGTGCCGCCGGGAATGTGGATGGCCGGGAGGTTCACGCGCGCCATGGCCATCAGGTGGCCGGGCACAGCCTTGTCGGCAGTGGAAATGCACACCATGGCGTCATGGGGATGCGCCAGGGCGTGGATCTCCGTCATGTAGCTGATAATGTCCCGCGAGGGCAGGCTATAGCTCATGCCGGCATGGGCTTGCGCCACGCCGTCGCAGATGTCGGTGCAGTAAAACTCGGCGGGCTTGCCGCCGCGCGTGTAGACGCCGAACTTGGCCTGTTCAACCAGGTCGCCGAGATGCACGCTGGACGGGTGGGAACAGCCGGTCACACTCTCCACCAGCACCTGCGGCTTGCCCAAATCGTCAACTGTCCAGTCCATGCCCATGCGCAGGGCATCGCCTTGGCGGTTGAGGTCTCGTAGCTTTTGGCTTCGCAGCGCCATTCCCCAAACCTCCCTCGATCTCACGTCGTGTTGTCCGCTGCCGTATTGCTCTCTATTGTACAGAAAGGAGGCAAGGTGCACCTTGATCATGAGTTGACAGTGGGCGGGATTGAGATGCAGGCTAAGGTGTACGGCACAGAGACGAGCGGCCTAGCAGGCAAGTCTGCTGGCGGCTGTTCGTTTCACTTCCTTCTTTATCAGCGCTTTACCGCGCGGACAGCTTGTTGACGCTTTGCTTCCCTTGCACAACGAAGTGACAACACTCGTCTAGAGCACTGCCAAGCAACAGGCAGTTCCCCCCGATGAAAGTACGGCACTATGACGGCAGAGGACCTGGTGCGCGCGGCGATCGCGAAAAAGGGCAGGATAACATTTGCGGAGTATATGGAGACCGCGCTCTATGCGCCGGGAGTGGGTTACTACACTGCATCCCCAGGTCACCGTGATGCGAGCGAAGAGCCCGCTGACAGACATTCACACTCCGGTGGGAGTCCTGTGTCTGAGCTTCACGCCGGCCCGCCGCATGACTACTACACGTCCCCGCAGCTTCACGCGGTCTTTGGCGCATATCTTGCCCGTCACGTGGCGCGGGTCTGGCAAGAACTTGGCGAACCCCAGCACTTTGACGTGGTGGAGATGGGAGCGGGACGGGGTATCCTGGCGTGGGACATTCTCAATGGGTTGCGCAATGAGATGCCGCGGTGTTGGGAGAGTACACGCTACCAGTTGGTTGACCGTGGTCCCGGTCCAAACGTCGCACAGCGGGAGGCGCTCGCCGCGGTTGCCGCGCAACCCATTGACATAAGCCATGCCCCTTCGGCGCCAGTATACGGCATCGTGCTATCCAACGAGTTTCTGGACGCCTTGCCGGTACATCGGGTACGAGTTAAGGGCGGTGCGTTGCAGGAACTTTACGTGACAGTGCGCGAAGGTCGGCTCTACGAAGTGCATGACGCTCCGTCCTGCCCGGAACTTGGAGCTTACGTGGAGCGACTGGGTCGGCCGCCGGAAGGTTGGCAGGGCGAGATTTGCCTGGCGGCTTTGGCGCGGTGGCAAACCCTTGCACAGGTCTTGAATCAGGGCACGGTGCTCACTATAGACTATGGCGCTACGTGGCAGGAGCTGTGCAGCGCACGCTGGGTCGATGGCACACTCGCCTGCTACCACCGCCATCGTGTCGGCAAGAACCCCTATGACCGCATCGGCTCCCAGGACATCACCGCCCACGTAAACTTTTCCGCGCTTGTGGAGTATGGTGAGGCATTCGGCCTGGGTACGGTCAGTTTGCAGTCTCAAGCGGAGTACCTCATGGGACTTGGCATTGGCGAGGAGTTGGCCGCGCTGGCGGTCCGGCCTGCCACGGCAGAGACGCAGCGCGCCAAGCGCGCCATCACCGACCTGATCTGGCCCGATGGTTTGGGTGGTTTTCGGGTATTGGTGCAGGAGAAGATTGCGGAACACTAGCCAAAACTTGCTTTTGGATTGAGTCCTTCGTCAGAATCAAGGAGTTCGGACAAAACCTCCAATGACCTTCTGACGTACTTTGTCCGTGTGGCGGCAGGCCAGCCTGCCAGGTGCGTAACTACCATCAGCCCTGATAAACACATGAGGATGACCCATACATGGGAAAACTTGCATTGACCGGTGGAACGCCAATCGTTGACGTGCCGCTCGCTATAGCCTGGCCGGTACACGATGAGCGCGACGAGCGAGCGCTGATGGAAGTCTTGCAGAGCGGGGCATGGACGCGCTCCAAGTCGCAGGGCGCGGAATCGTGGGTGTGGCGATTTGAAGACGCCTTTGCCGCGTTTCAAGACGCGCGGCACGGCGTAGCGGTCGCTACGGGGTCGATAGGTATGGAACTGGCCCTGAAGGCAGTAGGCGTCGAGCCCGGCGATGAGGTCATCATCCCGGCCGCCACGTGGATAACTGTGCCCACGGCGGTAATTGCTGTGGGCGGGGTGCCTGTTTTCGTGGACATTGAACCCGGCACGTACAACATCGATGCCGGCAAGTGCGACGCCGCCGTTACGCCCAAGACACGGGCGGTCATGTGTGTCCACAATGGGGGCATGCCGGCCGATTTGGACGCGTTGCGCTCACTGGCAGACAAACATGGCATTACGCTCGTTGGCGACTGTGCCCATGCCCACGGCAGCCAGTGGCGAGGCCGCGGCGTGGGCGCGATCGAGGACGCTGGGGCTTTCAGCTTTCAGGGTAGTAAGGTGTTGCCTTTAGGTGAAGGCGGCATGGTGCTAACCGACCGGGACGATCTCCGCGCGCGGCTGTACGGTTTTCACCACGTGAACGGCATTGTGGGACGCCCGAAACCGGCGCAATCGTTGCCAGCCACCAATTTGCGCATGTCGGAATGGATCGGAGCGCTGGGGCTTGTCAGCCTGGAGCGTCTGCCAAAGCAGATTGCGACCCGAGAAGAAAACGTCCGCTATCTGATACGGGGATTGGCTGAGGTCCCTGGTGTGGATAGTTTGGTGTGGGACCCTCGAGTGACGCGGTGGAGCTTCTATATCTGGCATTGGCGTTTCTTGGGCGCGGAATTCGAGGATATTCAACGCGACACCTTTCTGGCCGCGCTGAAGGCTGAAGGTGTTCCAACGAGCACGGGCCAGACTGCGCCGCTTTACAAGAACCCGGCGCTTACCGAAATGAACTGCGGACGAACCAACTTCCCATTCAATGCGCAGGTGTATGGGCGAAAGATGGACTATGCCGGCGTCACGTGTCCGGAAACGGAGCGCATTGCTGAAACTGAAGCGCTCGCTTTCTCGCACACGCTCTTCTTGGGTTCGCGGCAACGGATGGATGAAATCCTTGACGCCGTGCGCAAGATTCGGGAGAATGTCGCTGAACTGCACGCCTGGGAGCGTGCCCACGGCAGCAGTTCCCCCGCGTGACAGCGCGTAGGGTCTTGTTGTAGAGTGTACGACTTGGGTGGAGAGGCAGGATGGGCGGCGGTCGGTTCCCCGGTCCTCGTGTGGAAAGTTCCTTTTCTCTTGCCGTAGCGCATAGTGTAATATAGGCGTGCTCGTAGCAAATCATATAGGTGAAAACATTGGCAAAACGGAAACTCATCGTCGTTGAGTCGCCGACTAAGGCGCGCACAATCAAGAAGTTCCTCGGCCGCAACTATGCGGTCGAGTCGTCAATGGGACACGTCCGGGACCTTCCCAAGAGCAAACTTGGCGTAGAAGTCGACAACGACTTTGCGCCCTCCTACGTGGTGCCCCGTGACAAGAGCGCTACGGTCAAGAAGCTTACGGAGCAGGCAAAGAAAGCAAGTGAAATCTTGCTCGCCACCGACCCGGACCGGGAAGGGGAGGCGATAGCGTGGCACCTGCTCGAAGCGCTCAAGCGCAAGACGAAGAACCAGGACCTAAGCGCCAAGCGCGTGGTTTTCCACGAGATAACCAAGAGTGCCGTGCAGCACGCTCTGGAGGAACCGCGCGAAATCAATGCGGACCTTGTGGACGCACAGCAAGCGCGGCGGGTGCTGGATCGATTGGTCGGTTACAAGATGAGCCCGTTTCTCTGGCGCAAAGTCCAACGGGGTTTATCGGCGGGGAGGGTGCAATCGGTTGCGCTCCGCCTCATCGTGGACCGCGAGCGGGAGATCGAGGCGTTCGATCCCCAAGAGTACTGGTCGATTCACGCCACGCTCGCGAAGAGACCCGGCAAGCCCGCGCTGACTTCGTCAAAGACGCAGGATGAGTTCGACGCCGAGCTCGTGCAAGTACACGGCAAGAAGCCCGACATTAGCGATGCGGATACGGCACAGGGCATCCTCGCGGAATTGGACAGCGCTGATTGGACCGTGCAGAAGATATCTGTACGAGAGCGGCGGCGGCGGCCGAGCGCTCCGTACACGACGAGCACCTTGCAGCAAGATGCCTCCGGCCGCTTGGGCTATGGCGCCGCGCGCACTATGCGTCTCGCCCAGCAATTGTATGAGGGCATTGAGATTGGCGGGGGAGGCCAAGTGGGCCTCATCACCTACATGCGTACGGACTCCGTGCAGGTGAGCGGCGAAGCGATTGCACAGGTGCGGCAGTTCATCGATCAGACATACGGCGCGGATGAAGTACCCGAAGAACCAAATCGCTATACATCGCGGGTTAAGAATGCCCAGGAAGCCCACGAAGCAATCCGCCCCACCAGCGCGATGCGGACGCCGGACCAAATGCGAGAGTTTCTGGACGCCAACCAGCTCAAGCTCTATACGCTCATCTGGCAGCGGTTCGTTGCCAGCCAGATGCGCCCGGCCTTGTTGCAGACTACATCGGTAGACATCGTGCCGCAGCGGGATGGCTCAAGCCTGGCGTATCGCTTCCGCGCGTCCGCTACCAAAGTGAAGTTTCCCGGTTTCTATCGGATCTACCGAGCGGACGAGGAGGCAGATGACGAGAAGAAGTCGCTGCCCCCATTGGGAGAAGGCGAGGAAGTAGACCTGCGCAAGGTTTGGCCGGATCAGCACTTCACCCAGCCGCCCGCACGCTTTACCGAGGCAAGCCTCATCCGGGCACTGGAAGAGGAGGGCATCGGCCGGCCGAGCACGTACGCGCCTATCCTATCGGTAATTCAGGAGCGCACCTACGTTGAGCGAGAACGACGCAGCCTTAAGCCCACAGAACTGGGAATGGTGGTGCGAGACATTTTGGTCAAGCACTTCCCCGACATCATCAAACCTGAGTTTACGGCGGGGATGGAAGAAGACCTGGATGCCATATCCCGTGGAGAGAAGCAGTGGACACCGGTCCTCAAGGAATTCTACGGTGGCTTCGATGCCGCGTTAGAGAAGGCCGACCAGGAGGCGGAGCGCGTCAGACCCCCCGTGGAAGAAACCGGCGAGAGTTGTGAAGAGTGCGGCAAGCCTCTTCTCCTTCGCAATGGGCGGTTCGGCAAGTTCATTGGGTGCAGCGGCTTTCCGCAGTGCAAGAACACGAAACCCTACATGGATACCATTGGCGTGGATTGCCCGAAGTGCGGTGAAGGGGACGTGGTGCGCAAACTCAACAAGCGGCGGAGCGTCTTCTATAGCTGCTCCCGGTATCCAGACTGCGACTTTGCAAGTTCGCGTCCTCCTACCCCTCAAACCGGTGCTGTAGAGGACAAGGCCGTCAAGGAACCAGCGGAAGTTGCCGGTGGCTAGCCCCCTGATCCACAGGGCGTTGAGGTTCGCCAGGGGATCCCGCGCTAGAGGGCTGGGTCTCCAACCGGTGTGCTCTGGCAGATGCCCCGCAGAGTAGGCGAAATTGCCGATCTCGACTGGGTCCTATGCCGCAGTGGAGGAAACCCCTGCCCCCTTCGTTCGAGCTAGCCGAGGACTGCTCCACTTGGAGTCAGTCACCAAGTCCTAGGAAACCGGGATGGAGATTGTCATCTCCGTGAATTCACCGGGTTCGGACGTGGGCGCAATGGAGCCGCCGTGCTGTCGCACGATGTCATTCGAGAGACTGAGGCCTAGGCCGGTGCCCTTGTCGGCCGGCTTTGTCGTGAAGAACGGGTTGAACACCTTTTCCATGACGTCCGCCGGAATACCGGTGCCGTTGTCTCGAATGCGGATTTCGACTGCGTCTGCTACTTTCTTTGTCCGAATCCAAAGAGTCGGCGTGTAAGATTCACCTTGGGCTTCGCGCAGTCGTCGCTTTTCGTCCGTTGCATAACACGCGTTTCCGACCATATTCAGGAAAACGCGCCCCAGGTTTTCTGAGATTACGGGCACTCGACCTGCATCTTGGTCGAGCTCTTCTTCGATGTCTAAGCGGAAATCCGGCTCCAGGGCGCAAGCACTGTGGAAGGCAAGCATTGTATGTTCTTTGAGCAAGTCATTAATGTCCACGAGCTGCATCGCGCCGCCGCCGCGGCCGAGCATCAGCATGTCGCGCACAATGCGGTTCGCGCGATCGCCATGGGAACGAATGCGTTCCAAGTTTTCGGCTAAGCTCTGACAAATGTCATCGATGAGCTGCCGGTTAGCTTGATCCAGCTCTGCGGCGTTATGATCGAGCGTCACTTTTAGCTCGGCAAGCAGTTCATCCGACGCTTCTGAAAAGTTCTTCATGAAATTAAGCGGATTCCTGATCTCGTGCGCGACTCCGGCAGTTAGCTCGCCAAGCTCAGCGAGCTTTTCGCGAAGGATTATTTGCTCCTGCGTCTGCTGAAGCTCAGTCAAGACGCGCTCCAGTTCCTGGTTCTTGCGTTCCAGGTCTTCCGAGAGCTCTTTTACAAGATCCAGTTGCATGGCTTTGATGGAACGTTGCCTGAGCTCCTCGAGGGCCCGCGCCGATTCAGCGAGTTCGTCGTTGCCTTCTATCTCAACTTTGTACTCCAGGTCGCCTGCTCCCATGCGGCGAATCCAGACCTCCAAAGCTACGGTGCGCACGCCGGCAGTGACAAACGTGAACATGATAAATGCCAAGACGAGCGCGATTACGATGCCTACGGCCAGCGCCTGCAGTAACCCCGTGGATAGCTGCTGCAAAGTCTCGATTGGCACGGCAATCGCGGGAGCGGCGGCCCCTTCCGTACGGGCGAGCGCGGCAGGATCAGCTTGCAGCAACTCCCGGATACTCGTAAAGGCAAAATAGATGGCAATGCTGCCCCAAACGGCCAGCAGAATTAACAGGAATACAAGCAGAATCAGCTGATTGAATCTACGGCGCAAACTGAAGACGGGTAGAGTGAATTCTTCCTTGTTATTCACAGGACGCGCTTACCTCGTTACGCATGTCGAGTAGAGGTCTGCCGTTTATGAGTATAATCTCCCCGGCGTGCACTTCCAATTGAGGCTGACAAAACCGCCTGCGATTGACGTGAGGGGAAACAAGCAATCCTCTGCGAAAGTCCACGGCGAGCGGGTTTACAGAGGAAGCAGAGGCAGGTGCAGGATCCTGGGGGAGTTGGAAACTAGCTCAAGGCAGAGTCACCTCGAGTACCGGCGGCAGTTCAGGAATATCCCTTGATCCAGAACCGTTCGTGCTGAGGCGGCTTCGACAAGGACTTGTCGAAGTACGAACGGTTCTTGCCGGCATCGCTAACACCTTCTAAGATCGGCACGTCCCGGCGCACACCGCTTTCGCATTCAGTCGAAAAGAACCGAGTGGTTGGACAACTTTGCGGTGATGGATAGGCGCGCCGGTAGAAGGGCAAAAACTCCGGTAGATGGGTAGGAACTTCCGTAGAAGACTATGAACTCCCGTAGATGGAAAGGAGCTCCGGTAGCACAGGTTACAAACCTGTGCCCTGCCTCTCGGTTTGGTGTGCTCGACCCGTGCTACGACAAGATGGCGCAGGGTCTGCCCCGTGCGTGATACGGGGTTGCAAACGAGTCCTGAGCACTGCGGCAGGCCTGTGCTGAGCACTTCGACAGGCTCAGCACAGACCCTGTCGAAGCGACTAAGCTACACAGCAATTCAGTCGTGTCGGACCACTTGCGACAGAAATTGGAAAAAGCCAAAGCCTGTCGAGCGGTGCGGCCCACTGGAAGCTGAGCTCTTTGGTGTTGGGTGAGGTCCGGCCCGGGGACACGTCCGGTCAATCCTTGGCCGTTGGACGCAGCCGGCCGGTCGCATTGCCCAGTACGTTCACTCCCAGCTAAGGTCGATCTCGTGAGCGGTCTCGATGAAGCGCCGCACCAGATCTACCGTGGCGGCTACGTCTTGTTTGTTCACCATCTCATTGACCGTGTGGACGTAGCGGGTGGGCGTAGAGATCGTGATCGCGGGCACACCGTCCCGCGTCCGCTGAATGGCGCCGCCGTCGGTCCCGCCGCGCGGCAGAATCTCCATCTGGTGGGGGATATCCTCTTCACTGCAGATCTTGCGGCAGTGTTCCACCAAGCGCGGATCGCAAATCAGCGACGAGTCCATGATTTTGATGGCGGTGCCGTCGCCGAGTTTCGATACGCGGTCCGTTTCGGTGCTTCCGGGAATGTCTACTGCCAACGTCGAGTCGAGCGCTAGTCCGATATCGGGTTCCACGCCAAAGGCCGCGACCGTCGCACCGCGTAATCCGACCTCTTCTTGCGAAGATGCGACGGCGTATACCTCAGCCGCATGCTCGCCCAAACCGCGGATTGCCTCGATCATGACGTAAACGCTGACTCTGTCGTCCATCGCAGGGGACACCATTACGTCGCCAAGATCGTTGCACGTGCGGTCGAATGTGATGGGCGTGCCGAGAGGGACAAGTTCTTTCGCTCGCTCGCCCGATAGGCCAACGTCAACGAACAGGTCGTCGAGCTGCAACGCCTTGCCCCGTTCGGATTCGTCCAGGAGATGCGTTGGCTTGGTCGCGGGCATAAGCACGCCGGGCAAGTCTTCCTTGCCGTGCACGCGTACCCGTTGGGCTACCAGGGTACGGGGGTCAAAGCCGCCTACGGGCTGCAGCCGAATGAAGCCGTTGTCGTCTACATGCCGCGCCATGAACCCGATCTGGTCCATATGTGCGGCGATCATGACTTTGGGGCCGCCCTGTCCCTGGCGATAGGCGATCAAATTGCCCAAGGCGTCAACTTTGACTGTGGTCGCCAGTGGCTCCAGTTCAGCGCGGATGACACTGCGAATTGGCTCTTCTCGGCTGGGAATGCCCGGGGTCTCGCATAGCCGCTGCAAAAGCTCCATCGTGTTGCGCTCCTTGCAATAAAGTCTTGGGATGAGTCAGTTGACAGTCGATTTCATTCTGTAGTGTAACCGTGTTCTCGGACAACTGCCAGGCATCCTAGGCTGTCGTCAGCAGCACCGTCATGCGAAATCCGCTCCGCGCGAACAATTTCACCATGAACCGAATGCAGTTTGGGTGTAAGTTTTGCAGCCGCGCGAGCGATTGCCCAGTGTGGGTGTGAGAGTAAAGGAGAGTCAATACCGCAGGCAACAGCGCGGTTCGCGGAGCGTGAGACCTATTCGGTATGATAGTGAGGTAAATCTTCGCACGAGACGAGTGACATCATCATCGACCCCGCAAATGCCTCCCCGGTTGAACCGAACGACGTAGCAGAAGGCACAGCTTCCACTTTCTGGCGGCGGTTGTTGAGTCCACGGACTCTCTTCTCCTTCTTCATTGCCGTGGCGCTCTTGTTCGCGCTATGGCGAGTGGTTGGCCTGGATTGGCGTGGGGTCTGGTCGGAAATACGGCAAGTAGACGTGCGGCTTTATGTGGTCGCGCTGCTGGTGTATTACACCACGCTCGTGCCCCGGGCGCTGCGTTGGCGGCGCATGCTGCACAATCTGGGCCATCGGTTTCCACTGCGCTTGCTGGGTGAAGTGATCTTCCTCTCCTGGTTCATCAACCACCTCATTCCCGCCAAGATGGGGGACTTGTATCGCGGGCTAGTCTTGCGCCGCAGGGAGAAGATCTCCTTTTCTCTCGCCACCGGCAGTGTGATTGCGGAGCGTGTCGTTGACATTCTTGCGCTTCTTGTAATCGCAATTGGCACCGCACTCGTCTTTGTGCGTGGCGAATTGCTCACCGAGATGCGGGGAGTGCTGCTGGCTGCAAGCATCTTGATTGTGAT encodes the following:
- the topA gene encoding type I DNA topoisomerase, with translation MAKRKLIVVESPTKARTIKKFLGRNYAVESSMGHVRDLPKSKLGVEVDNDFAPSYVVPRDKSATVKKLTEQAKKASEILLATDPDREGEAIAWHLLEALKRKTKNQDLSAKRVVFHEITKSAVQHALEEPREINADLVDAQQARRVLDRLVGYKMSPFLWRKVQRGLSAGRVQSVALRLIVDREREIEAFDPQEYWSIHATLAKRPGKPALTSSKTQDEFDAELVQVHGKKPDISDADTAQGILAELDSADWTVQKISVRERRRRPSAPYTTSTLQQDASGRLGYGAARTMRLAQQLYEGIEIGGGGQVGLITYMRTDSVQVSGEAIAQVRQFIDQTYGADEVPEEPNRYTSRVKNAQEAHEAIRPTSAMRTPDQMREFLDANQLKLYTLIWQRFVASQMRPALLQTTSVDIVPQRDGSSLAYRFRASATKVKFPGFYRIYRADEEADDEKKSLPPLGEGEEVDLRKVWPDQHFTQPPARFTEASLIRALEEEGIGRPSTYAPILSVIQERTYVERERRSLKPTELGMVVRDILVKHFPDIIKPEFTAGMEEDLDAISRGEKQWTPVLKEFYGGFDAALEKADQEAERVRPPVEETGESCEECGKPLLLRNGRFGKFIGCSGFPQCKNTKPYMDTIGVDCPKCGEGDVVRKLNKRRSVFYSCSRYPDCDFASSRPPTPQTGAVEDKAVKEPAEVAGG
- a CDS encoding lysylphosphatidylglycerol synthase transmembrane domain-containing protein, whose protein sequence is MSPRTLFSFFIAVALLFALWRVVGLDWRGVWSEIRQVDVRLYVVALLVYYTTLVPRALRWRRMLHNLGHRFPLRLLGEVIFLSWFINHLIPAKMGDLYRGLVLRRREKISFSLATGSVIAERVVDILALLVIAIGTALVFVRGELLTEMRGVLLAASILIVIMAGGLFVFWRLDSTMLERFPLSLGQRFERLQRGVFKSVQPLWLVALLTGLAWAAEAGRFLLVANALGVSLTLPQLLFVFAAGALLLAAPTPGGLGAVEGGMVGVMLLLDVPVDLAAAVAFLDRLISYWLVLIPGAGYYFTHARLRL
- a CDS encoding M42 family metallopeptidase, encoding MELLQRLCETPGIPSREEPIRSVIRAELEPLATTVKVDALGNLIAYRQGQGGPKVMIAAHMDQIGFMARHVDDNGFIRLQPVGGFDPRTLVAQRVRVHGKEDLPGVLMPATKPTHLLDESERGKALQLDDLFVDVGLSGERAKELVPLGTPITFDRTCNDLGDVMVSPAMDDRVSVYVMIEAIRGLGEHAAEVYAVASSQEEVGLRGATVAAFGVEPDIGLALDSTLAVDIPGSTETDRVSKLGDGTAIKIMDSSLICDPRLVEHCRKICSEEDIPHQMEILPRGGTDGGAIQRTRDGVPAITISTPTRYVHTVNEMVNKQDVAATVDLVRRFIETAHEIDLSWE
- a CDS encoding ATP-binding protein, which codes for MNNKEEFTLPVFSLRRRFNQLILLVFLLILLAVWGSIAIYFAFTSIRELLQADPAALARTEGAAAPAIAVPIETLQQLSTGLLQALAVGIVIALVLAFIMFTFVTAGVRTVALEVWIRRMGAGDLEYKVEIEGNDELAESARALEELRQRSIKAMQLDLVKELSEDLERKNQELERVLTELQQTQEQIILREKLAELGELTAGVAHEIRNPLNFMKNFSEASDELLAELKVTLDHNAAELDQANRQLIDDICQSLAENLERIRSHGDRANRIVRDMLMLGRGGGAMQLVDINDLLKEHTMLAFHSACALEPDFRLDIEEELDQDAGRVPVISENLGRVFLNMVGNACYATDEKRRLREAQGESYTPTLWIRTKKVADAVEIRIRDNGTGIPADVMEKVFNPFFTTKPADKGTGLGLSLSNDIVRQHGGSIAPTSEPGEFTEMTISIPVS